The following coding sequences lie in one Danio rerio strain Tuebingen ecotype United States chromosome 3, GRCz12tu, whole genome shotgun sequence genomic window:
- the im:6904045 gene encoding protein NATD1 — protein sequence MARYLLSQSCKFRFFHAHKSSQRLSRRRCCGFTDLTPNVTHDRQNQRFTITLNCDGTVRCAVLKYTVRHDQRLELLSTEVPQSHRGKGVAAHLAKAALDFIVEENLKVRISCWYIRKYVNENPHLGYQAYIEDE from the exons ATGGCGCGGTACCTCCTGTCTCAAAGCTGCAAGTTTCGATTCTTTCACGCACACAAGAGCAGTCAGCGACTCAGCAGAAGGAGATGTTGTGGATTTACTGATTTGACTCCTAATGTGACACACGACAGACAGAATCAGCGTTTCACAATAACTCTAAACTGCGACG GAACGGTGAGGTGTGCAGTGCTGAAATACACCGTCAGACATGATCAGCGGCTGGAACTGCTGTCTACTGAAGTCCCTCAATCTCACAGGGGTAAAGGTGTAGCAGCACATCTGGCCAAG GCTGCTCTGGATTTCATTGTTGAAGAAAATCTGAAAGTGCGGATATCCTGCTGGTACATCAGAAAATACGTGAATGAAAATCCACATCTTGGATATCAGGCATATATTGAAGATGAATAA